Part of the Sphingomonadaceae bacterium OTU29LAMAA1 genome, CGATCAGGATCGGCTGCAGCGTGTCGTCGCCCATGCCGATCTGGCCATGCGGCAGGAAGCTGTCGGCGCGATACGTCCACAGCAGCCGGTCGAGGTCCGCGCGCTGGTCGTCTCGGGCGCTGACGATCAGCAGGCGGGCGCCCGATTCCACGACCTTCGCCGCGATCTGCGGCAGGGCGCGGTCGAGCGGGGTGGCGGTGAGATGATAGAAATCGACCTGCATCGCCAGATCCTATCCCACACGCGCCACCCGCTCCAGTGTTCGCTCAGCGTTCGAAATTGTCGGCGATCACCCGGTCGAGCAGCTTGACGCCATAGCCCGTCGCGCCCTTGTCATAGGTCGTGCCGGGCTTGTCGCTCCACACCATGCCGGCGATGTCGAGGTGGGCCCATTGCACCCCGCTGTCGACGTAACGCTGGATGAACTGCGCCGCGGTGATCGATCCTGCGCCGCGCGGCCCGACGTTCTTCATGTCGGCGATCGGCGAATCGATCAGCTTGTCGTATGTGTCCGACAGCGGGAAGCGCCACAGCTTGTCGCCGGTCGCGATGCCGGCGGCCAGCAGCTTGTCCGCCAGCGCATCGTCGTTCGCGAACAATCCGCCATATTCGTTGCCGAGGCTGACGATCATCGCACCCGTCAGCGTGGCGAGATCGATGATCGTCTTCGGCCGGAACGTCTTCTGCGTCCACGTGATGGCATCGGCCAGCACCAGTCGCCCCTCGGCATCGGTATTGAGGATCTCGATGGTCTGGCCCGACATCGACGTCACCACGTCACCGGGCCGCTGCGCGTTCGCGTCCGGCATGTTCTCGACCAGACCCATTACACCGACGACGTTGATCTTCGCCTTGCGCGCGGCGAGTGCCTTCATCGTGCCGGCGACGGCACCCGCGCCGCCCATATCCCACTTCATGTCTTCCATGCCGGCACCCGGCTTCAGCGAGATGCCGCCGCTGTCGAAGGTGACGCCCTTGCCGACCAGCGCCAGCGAGGGGTCGCCTTCCCCTGCGCCGTTCCACTTCAACGCAAGGATGCGGG contains:
- a CDS encoding DNA polymerase III subunit chi, with the translated sequence MQVDFYHLTATPLDRALPQIAAKVVESGARLLIVSARDDQRADLDRLLWTYRADSFLPHGQIGMGDDTLQPILIAADVNAANAARHIALVDGEWRDDALDFDRAFHFFEDAHIQPARKAWRDLNGREGVERRYWKQNDAGRWEQAA
- a CDS encoding leucyl aminopeptidase; protein product: MQIAFSPTVAAAPAILALPVEKDIAGRAGWPGLGDGHQVIASAAAAAARFEGEAGAIVDLFLAEGDATRRVLLLGVGAGGEADWEKAGGALVAKLLTSGATDVTVDLSAAAPTAKAAARFAGAAAQRAWRYDHYRTRLKDKQKPTLATLTVAGAPDGTDAAWAAQDALTKGLELTRNLVAAPPNILYPESFVEQVRKDVEGLGLEIIVVDEAEMAEHGMGALLGVSQGSVREARILALKWNGAGEGDPSLALVGKGVTFDSGGISLKPGAGMEDMKWDMGGAGAVAGTMKALAARKAKINVVGVMGLVENMPDANAQRPGDVVTSMSGQTIEILNTDAEGRLVLADAITWTQKTFRPKTIIDLATLTGAMIVSLGNEYGGLFANDDALADKLLAAGIATGDKLWRFPLSDTYDKLIDSPIADMKNVGPRGAGSITAAQFIQRYVDSGVQWAHLDIAGMVWSDKPGTTYDKGATGYGVKLLDRVIADNFER